One Equus asinus isolate D_3611 breed Donkey chromosome 26, EquAss-T2T_v2, whole genome shotgun sequence genomic window carries:
- the LOC106847380 gene encoding olfactory receptor 2A1/2A42-like: protein MGAANWNETGTSDFVLLGLWTPPPLRPLLWAALLAAYLATVLGNGALLGLIALDQRLHRPMYRLLAHLALLDTAYVSTTLPQALVHMVARRATLSPARCGAQLYVGISLGSCETILLAAMALDRCLAVCQPLRYSAIMTPPRCAALAATAWALGFLLSVPNAVAALRLPFCPGRPPVDHFFCELPAVLRTACADTTANHMLVYGLGTPILLVPLAFILASYALILVAVGQLPSANSRFKALSTCSSHLAVVGLFYGTVTAMYLRPRGSSALPAKCHKLVAVFYLVITPVLNPLIYSLRNREVHAAARYALARLRGSRAVLR, encoded by the coding sequence ATGGGCGCGGCCAACTGGAATGAGACAGGGACCTCGGACTTCGTGCTGCTGGGGCTGTGGACCCCGCCACCCCTGCGGCCCTTGCTGTGGGCCGCCCTCCTGGCGGCCTATCTGGCCACAGTACTGGGCAACGGCGCCCTATTGGGGCTGATCGCACTAGACCAGCGGCTGCACCGGCCCATGTACCGCCTGCTCGCCCACCTGGCGCTGCTGGACACCGCGTATGTGAGCACCACACTCCCGCAGGCGCTGGTGCACATGGTGGCACGCCGAGCAACCCTCTCCCCGGCACGCTGCGGGGCCCAGCTTTACGTGGGGATCTCCCTGGGCAGCTGCGAGACCATTCTCCTGGCTGCCATGGCGCTGGACCGCTGCCTGGCCGTGTGCCAGCCCCTGCGCTACTCGGCCATTATGACACCCCCACGCTGTGCAGCCCTGGCCGCCACCGCGTGGGCGCTGGGCTTTCTATTGTCTGTGCCCAACGCCGTGGCTGCGCTGCGCCTGCCCTTCTGCCCCGGGAGGCCCCCGGTGGACCACTTCTTCTGCGAGCTGCCCGCTGTGCTGAGGACGGCGTGTGCGGACACCACTGCCAATCACATGCTGGTCTATGGCTTGGGCACGCCCATCCTCTTGGTGCCCTTGGCCTTCATCCTTGCCTCCTACGCCTTGATTCTGGTCGCCGTGGGCCAGCTACCCTCCGCCAATAGCCGCTTCAAGGCACTGTCCACCTGCAGCTCTCACCTGGCCGTGGTGGGTCTCTTCTACGGCACGGTGACCGCCATGTACCTGCGCCCCCGGGGATCCAGCGCTCTCCCCGCCAAGTGCCACAAGCTGGTGGCTGTTTTCTATCTTGTCATCACGCCAGTCCTGAACCCGCTCATCTACAGTCTTCGAAACCGCGAGGTGCATGCGGCAGCCCGCTATGCCCTTGCCCGGCTCCGGGGGTCGCGCGCTGTGCTTCGCTGA